GGACGACCAGTGGCAGTGATTTGTTCACCATATTCATACTTAAGACAACTAATTGCCGAAGCTGACTGTGGTGGCACATTTGATAATGGAGACAGTCATAGTCTAGCTCAATTTATTCGTTTGCTCAGTCGTGATCCCCAGCTTGGGGAACGAATGGGTAAAGCAGGTCGTCAGTACTTGCGATCGCATTTCACACCTAAAGTTATTTCTCAACAATACCTTGATGTCTTACAGCAAGCGATATTGCCTGATGAGATCATAACTATGTCTCAAAGCCAGACAAAATAATGGGAATTGAGCTTTGAAGTTATAAGACTTTAGCAGATATCAACAGCACAACCAGTCCTGCAAGCTAAGTTATATTGAAAATAAACTTAATTCAGTGAGAATTATACCTATTGGCTTATTTTGCAAAGACAAAAATTTCCCATTACTTGCAGTTTTTTCACATCATTCAGGAGGGATTAATATAAAACTCAGAGAAAGTATTTACCAGTATAAATAGTGTTAAAGATTGCTATTTCAAATTTGGTAATACTTTCTCTGTACTGTAATTTACAATCAATGGAAATACTAACTTTTTTCCAAAAATTGCTTCTGTAGAAGATAGACTGTTTGCTAGAACCAAGTACAAATGCTGACTTAAAATTCAAGGCAACTTTATTTGTAGCAGTATTTAATTAAAATTAATGTTTACAGCATAAATCATATGTAATTGCACTAATTAAAATCAAGTTATTTATTTTTTCTTATATTGTTTTGAAGAAATCTTCATGAATACTTATCAAACATGCCCTTGTAAATTTGAATTTAAATATTCTGTTAATTTTGCTGAAAAAAACAATACAGTGTCAAAATATGTTATGATTTGCCTATCCGTCAAAAATTAAATATCACCAATTACTAAAAATTCAAATAATATGCTAAAGCCAAATAATTTTGCTTTACACACCTGATTCATTCACCAAAAAAATTTTGATCATAGCAAAAAAATAGTCTCTGTTTATACAATTTTTTTAAATACAAAAACTAGAAAAACAGAGTTAACAATTTAATTACTCTAATTTTATTAGCTCTAAATTTTAGGAGTTGGGCTTTGATGGTCAAGATTGATCTCAGTCCCTCCAACGTAACCTTCCTTGTTTTGTGCTGTTTATTTATCTGGGAGGTCGAATTGCAGAGAAGGTGTGACCGAAATCGGAAACGTTCAAAACGACGGGCTATTTACTGCCCAATTCATGGCTGCTATTTAGATAGTGTTAGTCAGAAATATCAGATATTTGCTGATCAACCAGGTCAGTTACAGGAACGGGGGATGAGTCGGCGGAATGCATTAATGCTAGTAGCAAACAAAACTGCTGTTCCTATCGATGGTGAGTGGGTAGAAGCTTTTTGGTGTGAACACTGTCAGCAAAAGAATTGGTATCACGTCCGTAAATCCGATGGACGTACCTATAAACTTTCGTTAGCACCACAACAGCTTTGGCAGCAGGTGACAGGGGTGATTGATCCTCAAGGCAACCCTTCTGTAGGTGAGTTTACTCGCAGACATGCCAAGCTCGTTGGCTTTCAGGGGATGAAAGATTTCCAGTTTGTAGTTTAAGAGTTAAACACAATAGTCTTCAACTAGTTGTAGTATGAAAAGTCAAGGTATGCCATCTGAGCAGACGTTGGTAATTGAAGCTGGGCGAAGTGAGCGCCAGTATTGGCAAGACCTCTGGCGCTATCGGGAGCTGTTCTATTTTCTAGCTTGGCGTGACATTCTTGTACGCTACAAGCAAACGGCGATTGGCATAGCTTGGGCGCTGATCCGACCATTTTTGACAATGGTAGTTTTCACCGTAGTGTTTGGAAAATTAGCAAAATTACCTTCACCAGTACCTTATCCAATTCTCGTATTTGCTGCCATGCTCCCCTGGCAGTTTTTTTCTAGTGCCCTAGGTGAGTGCAGTAGCAGTCTAATTAGTAATGCTAATCTAATCTCCAAAGTCTATTTCCCGCGTCTAATTGTACCGATCAGTGCTGTAATTGTCAGCTTTGTAGATTTCATGATTTCTGGCATCATTCTGCTGGGTTTAATGGCTTGGTATAACTTTGTTCCCGATTGGCGAATACTGACATTGCCGTTGTTTATTGGTATCGCTTTTGCCGCTTCAATGGGAGTTGGTCTGTGGCTGGCAGCGTTAAATGTGGAGTACCGTGACTTTCGTTACATTGTACCATTTATTATGCAGTTTGGATTGTACATATCACCAGTAGGCTTTAGTAGCAGTGTTGTGCCAGAACAGTGGCGTTTGCTTTATTCTGTGAATCCAATGGTAGGCGTCATTGATGGGTTTCGCTGGGCTATTCTAGGTGGGGATGCAACAATTTACTGGCCGGGATTCACAATATCTTTGGCTTTAGTGATACTTTTACTGGTAAGCGGGATATGGTATTTCCGCAAAATGGAACGGACTTTTGCTGACATAATTTAGGCTGGACTAGATAGATGTCTAATAATGTAATTCGAGTAGAGAATCTCGCTAAAAAATATATCATTTCTCACCAGCAGGATAGTTCCACTAGTTATCGCTATAAAGCACTGCGAGATGTGATTGCTCATGGAGTTAAGTCCATAGGTCAGAAATTTATTCAAGCATCTGCTCAAAAAAACCGCAATCCATCCCGTGAAGAATTTTGGGCATTAAATGATGTTTCTTTTGATATTAAACAAGGCGAAGCCATTGGTATTATTGGACGTAATGGTGCTGGAAAATCGACACTATTAAAAATTTTAAGTCGAATTACTGAACCCACAAAAGGACAAGTTGTTATTAGAGGGCGGGTGGCAAGCTTACTAGAAGTAGGCACAGGATTTCACCCGGAACTAACCGGACGAGAGAATATATATCTCAACGGTTCTGTCCTGGGTATGAGTAGAGTTGAAATTAAGAAAAAGTTTGATGAAATTGTTGCCTTTGCCGAAGTCGAGAAATTTTTAGATACTCCGGTCAAGCGTTACTCTTCTGGAATGTATGTGCGCCTTGCTTTTGCTGTGGCAGCTCATTTAGAGCCAGAAATTTTAATAGTCGATGAAGTTTTAGCAGTGGGCGATTCAGCATTTCAAAAGAAATGCTTGGGAAAAATGGGGGATGTGTCCACCAAAGAAGGACGGACTGTCTTGTTCGTCAGTCACAGTATGCAAGCTATTGCCCAACTTACTAAGCGTTGCATACTGCTTTCTAAAGGTAACATTGAGTTTGATGGTAATACCGCTAAAGCTGTGCAGCTGTATATTGCCGGACAAAAAGCTTTTAATGAGCAACCTGCATTTTATCAAGCTCCTTTGAATAAAACTGGTAACTATGTAGCTTGGGCAAGGGTACATTCCTCTGAAACAGAAGGAATTCACTCTTGGGGACAACCCATTACTTTCGAGTTTGCCCTACATATAACCAAACCCCATGAAAGTCTGTGGTTCTCTTTTCAAGTAGTGAACGAGCTTCGACAAGCTATGTGTATTTTC
Above is a window of Nostoc sp. UHCC 0702 DNA encoding:
- a CDS encoding ABC transporter permease — encoded protein: MKSQGMPSEQTLVIEAGRSERQYWQDLWRYRELFYFLAWRDILVRYKQTAIGIAWALIRPFLTMVVFTVVFGKLAKLPSPVPYPILVFAAMLPWQFFSSALGECSSSLISNANLISKVYFPRLIVPISAVIVSFVDFMISGIILLGLMAWYNFVPDWRILTLPLFIGIAFAASMGVGLWLAALNVEYRDFRYIVPFIMQFGLYISPVGFSSSVVPEQWRLLYSVNPMVGVIDGFRWAILGGDATIYWPGFTISLALVILLLVSGIWYFRKMERTFADII
- a CDS encoding ATP-binding cassette domain-containing protein, which translates into the protein MSNNVIRVENLAKKYIISHQQDSSTSYRYKALRDVIAHGVKSIGQKFIQASAQKNRNPSREEFWALNDVSFDIKQGEAIGIIGRNGAGKSTLLKILSRITEPTKGQVVIRGRVASLLEVGTGFHPELTGRENIYLNGSVLGMSRVEIKKKFDEIVAFAEVEKFLDTPVKRYSSGMYVRLAFAVAAHLEPEILIVDEVLAVGDSAFQKKCLGKMGDVSTKEGRTVLFVSHSMQAIAQLTKRCILLSKGNIEFDGNTAKAVQLYIAGQKAFNEQPAFYQAPLNKTGNYVAWARVHSSETEGIHSWGQPITFEFALHITKPHESLWFSFQVVNELRQAMCIFWFYEPEAPFRREAGTFILRCEIPKFRLYMGSYSLTTWFSERRSSTLLENLTEICPFEVTMHNFERQEYEWQADECIYLEDAVWKTVEKY